From a single Cupriavidus taiwanensis LMG 19424 genomic region:
- the rodA gene encoding rod shape-determining protein RodA, with translation MDRRRVMSLVKTALTGFDKPLSLIVFLLFATGIVALYSAAIDMPGRVEDQLRNILLSYVVMFVIAYLPTQTLMRVAVPIYTVGVALLIAVAMFGLIRKGARRWLYVGMVIQPSEIMKISMPLMLAWYFQKREGVIRWFDFIVALGLLLIPVGLIAKQPDLGTALLVMAAGLYVIYFAGLSWKLILPLMGILVVAITLLITFQNDICAPGVNWPVLHDYQQHRVCTLLDPTSDPLGKGFHTIQSIIAIGSGGVQGKGWLKGTQTHLEFIPEKHTDFIFAVYSEEFGLIGNAVLLVLYLLLIFRGLFIAANAPTLFSRLLAGSITLIFFTYAFVNMGMVSGILPVVGVPLPLLSYGGTALVTLGAGIGILMSISRQKRLIQT, from the coding sequence ATGGATCGACGCCGCGTCATGTCCCTGGTCAAGACCGCGCTGACCGGTTTTGACAAGCCGCTCTCGCTGATCGTGTTCCTGCTGTTCGCCACCGGCATCGTGGCGCTGTACTCGGCCGCCATCGACATGCCCGGCCGGGTCGAGGACCAGCTGCGCAACATCCTGCTGTCGTACGTGGTGATGTTCGTGATTGCCTACCTGCCGACGCAGACCCTGATGCGGGTGGCGGTGCCGATCTATACGGTGGGGGTGGCGCTGCTGATCGCGGTGGCCATGTTCGGCCTGATCCGCAAGGGCGCGCGCCGCTGGCTCTATGTCGGCATGGTGATCCAGCCGTCCGAGATCATGAAGATCTCGATGCCGTTGATGCTGGCGTGGTACTTCCAGAAGCGCGAGGGCGTGATCCGGTGGTTCGACTTCATTGTCGCGCTGGGCCTGCTGCTGATCCCGGTGGGCCTGATCGCCAAGCAGCCCGACCTGGGCACCGCGCTGCTGGTGATGGCCGCGGGCCTCTACGTGATCTACTTCGCGGGGCTGTCGTGGAAGCTGATCCTGCCGCTGATGGGCATCCTGGTGGTCGCCATCACGCTGCTGATCACGTTCCAGAACGACATATGCGCGCCCGGCGTGAACTGGCCGGTGCTGCACGACTACCAGCAGCACCGCGTCTGCACGCTGCTGGATCCGACTAGCGATCCGCTCGGCAAGGGCTTCCACACGATCCAGTCGATCATCGCGATCGGCTCGGGCGGTGTCCAGGGCAAGGGCTGGCTCAAGGGGACGCAGACCCACCTGGAGTTCATCCCGGAAAAGCACACCGACTTCATCTTCGCCGTGTACTCGGAAGAGTTCGGCCTGATCGGCAACGCGGTGCTGCTGGTGCTGTACCTGCTGCTGATCTTCCGCGGGCTCTTTATCGCGGCCAATGCGCCGACGCTGTTCTCGCGGCTGCTGGCGGGTTCGATCACGCTGATCTTCTTCACCTATGCCTTCGTCAACATGGGCATGGTCAGCGGCATCCTGCCGGTGGTGGGCGTGCCGCTGCCGCTGCTGAGCTACGGCGGCACCGCGCTGGTGACGCTGGGCGCTGGCATCGGCATCCTGATGAGCATTTCGCGGCAGAAGCGGCTGATCCAGACGTAG